A single region of the Halopiger xanaduensis SH-6 genome encodes:
- a CDS encoding GDP-mannose 4,6-dehydratase codes for MNVLVTGGAGFIGSHITEGLLETGHNVITLDVLDPYYDLGIKERNIEICRETGGDRFEFVEGSITDEELVRDIISSNDIEFVYHQAAQAGVRTSVENPKKPHEINTTGLLNLLVAADDHGIKRFVNASSSSVYGEVEYLPYDEDHQNVPQSPYGVTKLTAEHYCRVWNDVYDVPTVSLRYFTVYGPRMRPNMAITNFTSRCLNAKPPVIYGDGQQTRDFTYIDDIVDANLSLLETDAADGEVMNVGSTGNITIEELAEHIIDETGTDVGIEYTAAKEADARHTHADVTKARELIDYEPSTSIREGVLKFVDWYRENRDWYEPLVLAS; via the coding sequence ATGAACGTTCTCGTAACTGGCGGTGCAGGGTTCATTGGCTCACATATCACCGAGGGCCTACTCGAGACGGGTCACAACGTAATCACGCTAGACGTTCTCGATCCGTACTACGACCTTGGAATCAAGGAGCGAAACATCGAAATCTGTCGTGAAACTGGCGGCGATCGCTTCGAGTTCGTCGAAGGATCGATAACCGATGAAGAGCTGGTCCGAGACATCATCTCGAGCAACGACATCGAGTTCGTCTACCACCAAGCAGCGCAGGCGGGGGTCCGAACCAGCGTCGAGAACCCCAAGAAGCCCCACGAGATCAATACGACGGGGCTGCTCAATCTCCTCGTAGCGGCCGACGACCACGGCATCAAGCGGTTCGTCAACGCTTCCTCGTCGTCAGTCTACGGTGAGGTCGAGTATCTCCCGTACGACGAGGACCACCAGAACGTGCCCCAGAGCCCCTACGGTGTCACCAAACTCACGGCCGAACACTACTGCCGAGTCTGGAACGACGTCTATGACGTACCGACGGTCAGTCTCCGATACTTCACCGTCTACGGACCACGGATGCGGCCGAACATGGCGATCACGAACTTCACCTCTCGGTGCCTGAACGCCAAACCACCTGTCATCTACGGTGACGGACAACAGACCCGTGACTTCACGTACATAGACGATATCGTCGACGCAAACCTCTCCCTACTCGAGACCGACGCCGCCGACGGCGAGGTGATGAACGTCGGTTCGACCGGCAATATTACGATCGAGGAACTCGCCGAACACATCATCGACGAGACCGGGACCGATGTTGGAATCGAGTATACAGCGGCCAAGGAAGCCGACGCGCGTCACACCCATGCAGACGTGACGAAAGCTCGCGAATTAATCGACTACGAGCCCTCGACGAGCATCCGCGAGGGCGTCTTGAAGTTCGTCGACTGGTATCGGGAGAACCGCGACTGGTACGAGCCGTTAGTTCTCGCTTCGTAA
- the aglF gene encoding UTP--glucose-1-phosphate uridylyltransferase AglF produces the protein MQAVVLAAGKGTRLRPLTDDKPKVLVEVDGKPLIEDVFDNLIEIGVTKLVVVVGYQKEQIIERYGDEYEGVPITYAHQREQLGLAHAILQAEPHIDDDFVLMLGDNIFRANLADVVNRQREQRADAAFLVEEVPWEEASRYGVCDTNEYGEIVEVMEKPADPPSNLVMTGFYTFTPAIFHACHLVQPSDRGEYELPDAIDLLIQSGRTIDAIRMDGWRIDVGYPEDRDKAEERITDDESAVAEQEA, from the coding sequence ATGCAAGCAGTCGTTTTAGCCGCCGGAAAGGGAACCCGCCTCCGGCCGCTCACCGATGACAAACCCAAGGTCCTCGTAGAGGTCGACGGAAAACCACTCATCGAGGACGTCTTCGACAACCTCATCGAGATCGGCGTCACGAAACTGGTCGTCGTCGTCGGTTACCAGAAGGAGCAGATCATCGAACGCTACGGCGACGAGTACGAAGGCGTCCCCATCACCTACGCCCACCAGCGCGAACAACTCGGCCTCGCACACGCCATCCTGCAGGCCGAACCCCACATCGACGACGATTTCGTCCTGATGCTCGGCGACAACATTTTCCGAGCCAACCTCGCCGACGTCGTCAACCGCCAGCGGGAACAGCGCGCTGACGCCGCCTTCCTCGTCGAGGAGGTCCCGTGGGAGGAGGCCTCCCGCTACGGTGTCTGTGACACCAACGAGTACGGCGAAATCGTCGAAGTGATGGAAAAGCCCGCCGACCCGCCATCGAACCTCGTCATGACCGGTTTCTATACGTTCACGCCGGCAATCTTCCACGCCTGCCATCTCGTCCAACCCAGCGACCGTGGGGAATACGAACTCCCCGATGCGATCGACTTGCTCATTCAGTCCGGCCGAACGATCGACGCGATCCGCATGGACGGCTGGCGCATCGACGTCGGCTACCCCGAAGACCGAGACAAGGCCGAAGAACGGATCACCGACGACGAGTCTGCCGTCGCAGAACAGGAGGCATAG